One genomic window of Dermacentor andersoni chromosome 8, qqDerAnde1_hic_scaffold, whole genome shotgun sequence includes the following:
- the LOC126529473 gene encoding uncharacterized protein: protein MDLILSVMDEGYHLGSAVAALVVIIHTVYLGLDSVDEVTSLVQKCLLLHFHVVRLRPGSGVLLEVAVWLLDMAFHMWFLLLDCTRVVSSFYFNSKPLHVLHCAILFLFHLQILRRYCTGIHVTVDNVIGDDANAPQVPADVVAGVAEVPAVEGAAAVAARRIDVDAGESSLMPGSQSSATKLTSQSAPVACSHDELSLDFIRAESESSSPACRCFRHQGLDGASSQAEDLQACRLGCGWSLDRSAHTESDGGPPANKPPPPLDAAMFLEGPPASSCLRRRRSAVIEPQPQQAS, encoded by the exons ATGGACCTGATCCTGAGCGTCATGGACGAGGGCTACCACCTGGGTTCCGCGGTGGCGGCCCTCGTGGTCATCATCCACACCGTCTACCTGGGCCTGGACAGCGTGGACGAGGTGACAAGCCTCGTCCAGAAGTGTCTCCTGCTCCACTTCCACGTGGTGCGGCTCAG GCCGGGTTCTGGCGTGTTGCTAGAGGTGGCCGTCTGGCTCCTGGACATGGCCTTCCACATGTGGTTCCTTCTGCTGGATTGCACGCGAGTCGTTTCCAGCTTCTATTTCAACAGCAAACCACTGCATGTTCTGCACTGCGCCATCCTCTTCCTTTTCCACCTGCAGATACTCAG GCGCTACTGCACGGGGATCCACGTCACGGTGGACAACGTGATCGGCGACGACGCCAACGCACCGCAGGTGCCGGCTGACGTGGTCGCCGGAGTCGCCGAGGTCCCGGCCGTCGAGGGCGCGGCCGCCGTCGCTGCGCGACGCATCGACGTGGACGCCGGCGAGTCGTCGCTGATGCCCGGCTCGCAGTCGTCGGCCACTAAGCTGACCTCGCAGTCGGCGCCCGTCGCCTGCAGCCACGACGAGCTGTCGCTGGACTTCATCAG GGCTGAGTCGGAAAGCTCGAGCCCGGCGTGCCGCTGTTTCCGCCACCAGGGGCTAGACGGCGCCTCGTCGCAGGCGGAGGACCTGCAGGCGTGCCGCCTCGGCTGCGGCTGGTCGCTGGACCGCAGTGCGCACACCGAATCAGACGGTGGACCGCCCGCCAacaagccgccgccgccgctggacgCGGCCATGTTCCTCGAGGGGCCGCCGGCGTCCTCGTGCTTGAGACGGCGCAGGAGCGCCGTAATCGAGCCGCAGCCGCAGCAGGCCAGCTAG
- the LOC129384218 gene encoding uncharacterized protein, translating into MELNLSFLDEGYHLVCVVMSLMVMAHTVLDVGVNSVDMVTSLVQECLMFAFHVVRLRPVSGVLLGVAVWLLDMTYHLWFLLVNGARVVSNVYFKSESLDALLYANFFLFHLLMLRGLSAGIHGTGDNVVADDSSPQQEMSGG; encoded by the exons ATGGAACTGAACCTTAGCTTCCTGGACGAGGGCTACCACCTGGTCTGCGTGGTGATGTCCCTCATGGTCATGGCGCACACCGTCCTCGACGTGGGCGTGAACAGCGTCGACATGGTGACCAGCCTCGTTCAGGAGTGTCTCATGTTCGCTTTCCACGTGGTGCGGCTCAG GCCCGTCTCCGGCGTGCTGCTCGGTGTGGCCGTCTGGCTCCTGGACATGACCTACCACCTGTGGTTCCTCCTGGTCAACGGAGCGCGAGTCGTGTCCAACGTGTACTTCAAGAGCGAATCGCTGGACGCGCTGCTCTACGCCAACTTCTTCCTCTTCCACCTGCTCATGCTAAG GGGCCTGTCTGCGGGCATTCACGGCACGGGAGACAACGTGGTCGCCGACGACTCCAGCCCGCAGCAGGAGATGTCTGGAGGATGA